ttagcgcgttcaaacaaacaaactcttcagctttataatattagtatagatgttctATTACGGGAAATAAAAACTGAGGCTCTGTAAATTCTGGGGCGCTTTAATCAAGTGTTGAATAACATAGTGTGGAATACACTTTAACAAGTATAGAATTTAAATTTCTGATTTATAGTATTTGTCATGTAAATCTGTAGTTGATACAAAGACATATGGAGCATATTTTCTGTATAGAACATTACTGATAATTTAAACCACATTACTTTATACCAACTTATTATTCAGATACATGGGCAATAAGCCAGATCCCAACCCTATATACTATTCATTTCCatcagtattataaaatatacttctacatataaaacagtttcaaaTTGAGATCGTACACAAACCTTAAATTCTTACTCATAAATACatctatatttaaaagtatcaaagtgatattgtaaaataaaccttaatttCTTAGTTATACATACCATATTAGCCAGCACAGGCAGGATCAGGTTAGCAATAGCCACATTCGAAGTGAACTCCGTGATGAACTGTGTCACGAGCACGACTACTAGCAACACGACCAGGTGGTTGAGGCCTTGTAGACCTTCTAGCGAGGAGCCGATCATGGCGGACAGGCCGGTCTCCTTGCTGCCAGCGGCGAGGGCGAAACCACCACCTGGGGGAGAGAAGAAAATATGTGTTACTGTAATTACTGTCAGACGCTATTGTGACCGTGCGATTTGACTATGGCTTTACTTTAAACAAAGTGAACGGTATTACTCTCGATCTTTTGCCTACGATTTTTATTCGCTCGAAGATGATCTCCATTTTTCTAAGTAATCGTAAATCGTTAATATCGTAGTCTTATCTGTTCTGTCCCTGTCACCTTCAATTTCGAAGTCCTGCGACGTTTTTTACGCTGTTTCGAGCTTCCCTGAATATGAgattgttatgaaaataactattttgaTGGATCTACTGCTAGACACGAGTATACCAAGCTAGGTTGAGTGCGCTTTAAaagctacataataatatacccctataaaatgtttatagaaGGAAGGTTAAAGGTTTTACGCTCTAGCATACTTTTTTGTTTGGTACAAGATTTTCCGTTTTGTCAACCTTTAGAGCCTTCTAAAGGTTGACAAAACGGAAAATCTTGTATTTAATCGTTGTTATAACTTACCAAGCAAGAAGAGCAGGCCCCATGGGATCTTCTCCTTCAAGATGTTCCAGGTCACGATGCTGGGAGACGGCTTAGATGCAGCCAGTTCCtcatctaaaaataacattcaaaatttataattcTAATGATTTTTAGCACTATAATAAATTTAAGAGTGTCTACTAAGCTTGATAAGTGAATATAGTTCGTTAGTCAAATAGTTAAAGCATCCAAAACTAGTGACCAGTTTCACCATTTGACAAATATCTTCATACATTCGCCTTTTTTATGCTTTCAATCATATTCATCTTTAGTAAATTGCGCTTTTGCTTTCGCCCATAGGAGTTGTTTGTGAAAGCAGACTGTTTACTCACAGGAAGAGTCACTTGAAAAGAACTTGATGAAGTCACAGCCCATTGGCAGCACGAACATGAGGACCACGATAAACATCGACGTCACACCGTCCTTCACTTTCCTGGAACATcacaacaaacatattttacttcCGTGTAAAAACATTATGTCATTAAATAATTTCCATCTTCTACGAACACGTGAAGCTATCAGGGttttataacagatttttttttataagaaaaccATTCCCGAATTTGATGAAACAAATAGATTCAGGACGCTCGAATGGTCAGTTATAAAAGTGTAATTATGATAATGGATTCAAGGTCTAACCTCTTACTCGATTCGAAAGGAAACcgttgcccagtagtgggacagtgatgggttaaaaatatactgaagAAATTCCGTATATATGTATCTGCCCTCAAagaatttcaaatgaaaatagtttCAGTAGCAAGAAGTGTTTACACTTACATTGTGGTAAGCACATCAGCCCATCCAGTCATGAAGCCAGGTTTACGGAAGATGTACAGGAATACAGCCAGGATGAACAGAAGACCTGAAGCCTGAAACATTACAATAACAAATTCAGTATTATTTGCTGTCGAGAGATAACATTACTTACATAACAGATCGAGAAAAATGCCGATGCTTTTATACAAGTAAAgatcatgaggtcttgggttcaaaTTAGACGAAATGATGTTTATTCGCATTTTTCTAGAATATCTTCAATAGTAGTCCGGCCTTTCTTTAGCTGCCTACACTTTTTGGTATAAgagttttaacttttaagtaaattttcatttgcTGTTTACCTTTTCATGGAATGTGATGGGTCCCAAGTTCCTGTACTGTTCCTTGATAACTTTCATGGTAGTTTGAGAGCCTGATGACGCCTGGTTCACTCTCTTGGCGGCTTCGCTATTGGGCctgcaataaattatattcaaagtaaGTCGTTTTATTTACACTTACTGATAAAAATGAAAACCGTTCAGACCGACTGACCGACCGACCAGATCACCATCTTCAAATATACCGTATTATATTGGATTTccattgaaaaatactttttccttGGTCTACAGAGAAATCTTACATACTTAATTGATTTGTATTCAAGATCTATATGTTTGAGGATTCTTCTGTAAAACGCCACATTGGTTATTAACGAACTAGGAAGTTTAATAACCAATTAGAGTAaggtttattgataaaaatgacgataagaaattttaaaattacttagttATCTAGTCGCTTACTACAAATAATCTATCTATAACCATCCTTTACATATCATTATCAGCTAATCATAAAACCAGGCCGTAAACTTAAGTTATCACTACTAATCTACAAGTCAAACGATTAATTTCtttacgtaaataatattatagtcttTAGTGTAAATAagtttactttctaatacaaATCTATGGCGTCAACGATAACCTATAGAGGGCAAagtcttttatataaatatttatatttatttgtaacctATGTATGTTTAACGTGAGCagtttagtaataaattataatgtaattgttttgcaatttaaattacagtgtattttatacataatgtattctAATGCTGGGACATTTTTAACGGTAATAGGTTATTCTTCGCATCGCGGAGGTCACTTTTAgaagacaaatatttatttgaagtatACATTCCTCGGGTAAGACTTATTTCGCAGATATTCTGACCAAACACACTCATACAAAGTAGGCACAACGAGACAaggaacataaatatttattttatcgcgtggtaatcgaacccaccacGATTATATAAAACACAGCAGAGTGGTTTCAACAATTGACCTGCCACTTTCAATCAATCTTGAAACTATATTTTAGGCAAAAGAATACTCAAAATAATCCAAGCTTACGCAATCTATCTCGTGCTCTACCAAGCCAATATTAATTAgctcatattatttacatagttaTTGCAAATGATACTAGTCGTGGCAGTCAGGTTTTAATGACTTTCCCATATACGATTAAGCTAGGTATTATTAAAGGGGAATATACCTGAACATGCCCATGAAGGTGACCTGCAGCGCGACCCACACGAGGAACTGCATGATGAGCATGGGCGGGGTGCTGTACGCCATGAACCAGAAGAAGTTCACCGAACTCGCGTACTCGGGGAACTCACTGCAACAAACAAGAATAATTTAGCTTTATCTTATAGAAAAAGAGGCACTGCATATTGAATGCGGTTATAAGACATAATAACATAGTGTTTTTATGTGTGACTGGTTAAATCAACAGGCTTTGTAAAAAGCAAAAAAGAATACAAGAGACGATATCGGAGTACGGGTGAAGAAAGTAAAGAATGTTCTAATAATAGAGTCTCCGTTACTCACGCTTCTTTCCTACGTCACTTGTAAGATACAAACATTTAAAGTATCTGTACTTGAGCCGTTTAATGCTTTGGTTGTCTTTAGATATCGTAAAAATAACTTGCTGTAGCCTTTTCATAAATACAACAGCAAAGTAAATAGGAATATAaaccaataataatttgttctgttacttttatattactAAATTAGTGTAACTCACGCGTCGAATATCCCCTTGAAGGCGGAGTTGGTGGCCGTGCCCACCAGCGTGCCGCAGCCGCCCAGCGTGGACGCGTACGCGATACTCAGGTAGTAGCAGATCGTGATGTCGCTAGGCATCGGGGCCCTGCAACATAAAcagtttacatttaatttagaagaaatatgtacgtcataaataaattctttgcACCACGACTTTCTGTGCAAGGAGGAGCGTATCGTAAAAGCAAATAGCTATATAAAACATGTATTCACTGATATGAGCTTTGACTTATCAACGCGGCAACGCCAGTGCAAAAACATTGCTAGAAACGATAAATAGCCGTGGATACGAATCCTcagttaaaaaatatgaacCAATTCTTAAAGAcagctttattttattctattttttcatTTTCGCTGTCCACATTTGGTAGATCTTTCTTTACCTATATTAAAGTTGAATTAAGGGAGGAAAGTTAGCTACAGTAGATAATGTCTACTCACTCTTCCTCTACATTTTTAGCCACAGCTTTGGTGTCCTTGCCATTTTCTTGTGTGTTTTTCTTCCTGTTCAAGAACACGTCTCCAAGGCCTTGCTgcaatataaaaactttaattaatataactttctataacaattatatataaaaagaaGTATGAAATCTGAAGgctatagtaattattattatatgatatttGCATTGACAAAACCATATTaacttacaatataataatatttatgttcaatATTCCTTTGATTACTGATACTACGTATCATTAACAAGTGATGACACTCATTCTATTTTGAATACGTTTTAATCACGCAATGCGTACACGTATACGCCCGTATACGTATTGCGTAAAAACGCAATGCATTGCATATGTCAATTTAACATACCTGTTCAAGCACTTCTAGAATAGCCTCAACAATGGGCACCATCATGGTAGTAGCAGCCGCGTTGGACACCCACATAGATATAAACATAGTTACAAATGTCAGGCCGAAATTCAGTctgaaaagaataataatattacattagaCTTCTCGattatgtagttttaataaattatgactgCTTGACTGTGCTTAAATAATACGCTTTCGTATATGGACtactaaattgattttaaataaaagttagcaCAGAGATATAGAGAGATACGTTAGAGCGGGACCCGATCCagaataaaacaacaacaacaacactAAGCAATTGAAATAAGGAAAAAAAGTTCGAATCGGTCAACTCTTCAggcgatatttttattgcacaaacatttctaaaatcaagtaaataaaacttataattaccTCCTATGAGAACATCCAACAACTTGCACAGTCCACAAAGCAACTCTCTTCGGCAGCTTCGAATGCTGAACCCCAGCAGCTATCATCAAGCCACCCATGAACATCATGTTAGTCTCCTTCATGTAAGCTGCACAGGTCTTGTCGGAGTCCAAAATACCCATAGTAGGGAACAATACGATTGGCAGCATAGATGTGACTGGTAATGGAAGCAACTCCAACACCCAGTATACTGCCATTATTAATACTACGTACATACATCTGTAGGCCtgaaaaatgaaaagaaataaaattaataccttTCTTGTAATCTTTAATAGCTGAGATCTAATCTTCTTC
The DNA window shown above is from Anticarsia gemmatalis isolate Benzon Research Colony breed Stoneville strain chromosome 20, ilAntGemm2 primary, whole genome shotgun sequence and carries:
- the Indy gene encoding tricarboxylate transporter protein I'm not dead yet isoform X1 yields the protein MSNAVVENGVNEDRSIFLPAYGAAKEGATTYYFPKSGSSATFRQRVSLFVSIYWKALLVVLTPLILLPIPILNHGPAYRCMYVVLIMAVYWVLELLPLPVTSMLPIVLFPTMGILDSDKTCAAYMKETNMMFMGGLMIAAGVQHSKLPKRVALWTVQVVGCSHRRLNFGLTFVTMFISMWVSNAAATTMMVPIVEAILEVLEQQGLGDVFLNRKKNTQENGKDTKAVAKNVEEEAPMPSDITICYYLSIAYASTLGGCGTLVGTATNSAFKGIFDAEFPEYASSVNFFWFMAYSTPPMLIMQFLVWVALQVTFMGMFRPNSEAAKRVNQASSGSQTTMKVIKEQYRNLGPITFHEKASGLLFILAVFLYIFRKPGFMTGWADVLTTMKVKDGVTSMFIVVLMFVLPMGCDFIKFFSSDSSYEELAASKPSPSIVTWNILKEKIPWGLLFLLGGGFALAAGSKETGLSAMIGSSLEGLQGLNHLVVLLVVVLVTQFITEFTSNVAIANLILPVLANMARVLNMDPRYLMIPATLTCSMAFHMPVGTPPNAIVAGVAHIPTSKMAIGGIGPKIITTLIVWGAYPTWGSVIFPAFTPDIVTPHNITTHADNITLACNTAYNAVASMKNINCTVPSIVNSTLNGIFSCNYLPSSIL
- the Indy gene encoding tricarboxylate transporter protein I'm not dead yet isoform X2, with translation MSNAVVENGVNEDRATTYYFPKSGSSATFRQRVSLFVSIYWKALLVVLTPLILLPIPILNHGPAYRCMYVVLIMAVYWVLELLPLPVTSMLPIVLFPTMGILDSDKTCAAYMKETNMMFMGGLMIAAGVQHSKLPKRVALWTVQVVGCSHRRLNFGLTFVTMFISMWVSNAAATTMMVPIVEAILEVLEQQGLGDVFLNRKKNTQENGKDTKAVAKNVEEEAPMPSDITICYYLSIAYASTLGGCGTLVGTATNSAFKGIFDAEFPEYASSVNFFWFMAYSTPPMLIMQFLVWVALQVTFMGMFRPNSEAAKRVNQASSGSQTTMKVIKEQYRNLGPITFHEKASGLLFILAVFLYIFRKPGFMTGWADVLTTMKVKDGVTSMFIVVLMFVLPMGCDFIKFFSSDSSYEELAASKPSPSIVTWNILKEKIPWGLLFLLGGGFALAAGSKETGLSAMIGSSLEGLQGLNHLVVLLVVVLVTQFITEFTSNVAIANLILPVLANMARVLNMDPRYLMIPATLTCSMAFHMPVGTPPNAIVAGVAHIPTSKMAIGGIGPKIITTLIVWGAYPTWGSVIFPAFTPDIVTPHNITTHADNITLACNTAYNAVASMKNINCTVPSIVNSTLNGIFSCNYLPSSIL